From a single Methanofollis sp. W23 genomic region:
- a CDS encoding carbonic anhydrase — MIERFLEGNKTFIEGEFTEHNDYYQELAAGQSPTVLWIGCSDSRVAPERITGAWAGEIFVHRNIGNIVRIGDWNFATILEYAVKHLKVHDIVVCGHSDCGAMKALTAEGESDEAYIPLWLSNAANAMATVEAKTPRPADAEGMKKWRRMVEEENVHLQLENLRTYPIVRDAEREKKVDLHGLYFDLETGVLEKIA; from the coding sequence ATGATCGAGAGATTTCTTGAAGGCAACAAGACCTTCATCGAGGGTGAATTCACCGAACACAACGATTACTACCAGGAACTTGCCGCCGGGCAGAGTCCGACTGTCCTCTGGATCGGGTGTTCCGACTCGAGGGTCGCCCCCGAGCGGATCACCGGGGCATGGGCCGGCGAGATCTTTGTCCACCGCAACATCGGCAACATCGTGAGGATCGGCGACTGGAACTTCGCCACGATCCTGGAGTATGCCGTCAAGCACCTGAAAGTCCACGACATCGTCGTCTGCGGGCACTCCGACTGCGGGGCGATGAAGGCCCTCACCGCGGAAGGCGAGTCTGACGAGGCCTATATCCCACTCTGGCTCTCCAATGCCGCCAATGCCATGGCCACCGTCGAGGCAAAGACCCCGCGGCCCGCAGATGCCGAGGGGATGAAGAAGTGGCGGCGTATGGTCGAAGAGGAGAATGTCCATCTCCAACTTGAGAACCTCAGGACCTACCCGATCGTGCGTGATGCCGAGAGAGAGAAGAAGGTCGACCTTCATGGGCTGTACTTCGACCTTGAGACCGGCGTGCTGGAAAAAATTGCGTGA
- a CDS encoding calcium-dependent protein kinase — translation MKTKVLFIVSLVLVAGVTAITLPMCSTQDQDCPVPPSESLHNEKFTLNTALPSVNESYAVYQTVIPDVSDEYVNKIGEKFGIQGEPQKKSESTGRIQILDNTGKESRCLLVYEHSGGIVYEIPEKAFPASVESQPVLPSNEEAKKIATDFLKKRDLLPEDAEIESVKVDKIYKEYKVGCKEPVLSYDMTLDVHYSRDFSGISVYGDELSVIIGDKGEVVEVIKSWRDVQPYRDVKIKTPNQAYSDLIASKFARPPAEALFEKVIVENITLGYWMEPRISEQKYVLPVYVFSGTGTVNGEEMPYVEFVPAVLSEEMTALE, via the coding sequence ATGAAAACAAAGGTATTGTTTATAGTGAGTCTGGTTCTCGTCGCCGGTGTCACGGCAATCACTCTCCCCATGTGCTCGACCCAGGATCAGGATTGCCCAGTTCCCCCGTCTGAAAGTCTTCACAATGAAAAGTTTACATTAAACACAGCACTTCCAAGTGTGAATGAATCCTATGCCGTCTATCAAACAGTGATTCCAGACGTTTCTGACGAATATGTAAACAAAATCGGGGAAAAGTTCGGTATACAGGGAGAACCACAGAAAAAAAGTGAATCAACGGGAAGAATACAGATCTTAGACAACACTGGAAAGGAATCCAGATGTCTTTTGGTATATGAACATTCTGGTGGGATCGTATATGAAATACCAGAAAAAGCATTTCCGGCATCTGTTGAATCACAACCAGTGCTCCCATCAAATGAAGAAGCAAAGAAAATTGCCACTGATTTCCTCAAAAAAAGGGATTTACTCCCAGAAGATGCAGAGATTGAAAGTGTGAAAGTGGATAAGATCTACAAAGAGTACAAGGTTGGATGTAAAGAACCTGTTCTGTCCTATGACATGACTCTTGATGTACATTATTCCAGAGACTTCAGCGGGATATCGGTTTATGGAGACGAACTTTCAGTCATCATTGGAGACAAAGGCGAAGTGGTAGAGGTAATCAAATCATGGAGAGATGTACAACCATACAGAGATGTAAAAATAAAAACACCTAATCAGGCATATTCAGATTTGATCGCTTCAAAATTTGCGAGACCGCCCGCAGAAGCTCTATTTGAAAAAGTCATTGTTGAAAATATCACACTGGGTTACTGGATGGAGCCACGGATCTCTGAGCAGAAGTATGTCTTGCCAGTGTACGTTTTTTCTGGAACAGGGACAGTAAATGGTGAGGAGATGCCATATGTTGAATTTGTTCCGGCAGTTCTCTCTGAAGAGATGACCGCCCTTGAGTAA
- a CDS encoding DUF6345 domain-containing protein, which translates to MKTQQNLILKACIVLLCTTTMVSCTSAVTLEELSGTIKGTGDDGGAPEVGVEWVTSGGLVNSDDSAEGFYNTLGNAGWTRKFNKGDASTSESHFEYFNGGDRNYIDGVDIAFFQGHGSDQHINLGTYGKDVFFRSEIEWGDYDLEWIALHSCSGTKEPGNFKGSHYGLNGVHFICGFETTSYNYAEDGPSFAERLLDSENVPIAWYHAMDETHPSGSRVQMVADDNSVWDDRIWGQGSVASDPPVDEHWCAWSYGLH; encoded by the coding sequence ATGAAAACGCAACAAAATTTGATTTTAAAAGCGTGCATTGTGTTGTTATGTACAACAACAATGGTTTCATGTACAAGTGCAGTAACACTTGAAGAATTGTCTGGGACAATTAAGGGAACCGGTGATGATGGTGGTGCTCCTGAAGTCGGTGTTGAATGGGTTACTTCTGGTGGACTTGTTAATAGTGATGATTCTGCAGAAGGGTTCTATAACACGCTAGGCAACGCAGGATGGACACGTAAATTTAACAAAGGCGATGCAAGCACTTCAGAAAGTCATTTCGAGTACTTTAACGGTGGTGACAGGAACTACATTGACGGCGTGGACATCGCATTTTTCCAGGGACATGGATCTGACCAGCACATCAATCTTGGTACATATGGTAAAGACGTATTCTTTAGATCTGAGATCGAATGGGGGGACTACGACTTAGAATGGATTGCTTTGCATTCATGTAGCGGAACAAAAGAACCTGGTAACTTTAAAGGGAGCCACTACGGCCTCAATGGTGTTCATTTTATTTGTGGGTTTGAAACAACTTCATACAACTATGCAGAAGATGGCCCCAGTTTCGCAGAACGCTTGCTTGACAGTGAAAACGTGCCTATCGCATGGTATCACGCCATGGATGAGACACATCCTTCAGGGAGTAGAGTTCAGATGGTTGCTGATGACAACAGTGTATGGGATGATCGTATCTGGGGCCAAGGCTCAGTCGCTTCGGATCCCCCTGTAGATGAACACTGGTGTGCATGGAGTTATGGATTGCATTAA